Proteins encoded together in one Zonotrichia leucophrys gambelii isolate GWCS_2022_RI chromosome 1, RI_Zleu_2.0, whole genome shotgun sequence window:
- the LOC135460822 gene encoding serine/threonine-protein kinase pim-1-like codes for MAESSPRGRGQDGAAVPRCPGAPAAACARCPGPALPLASPAAAEQGPLPGAQQGAGHRKELQELYQLGPQLGRGGFGTVFSGIRLSDGSPVAIKRVSRESVLQWDELPNGTRVPMEVALMEKVGSSCYNIIQLLDWFELPDSFVLVLERPEAWQDLLQLLLEQEFLCEEMARWLFVQVLEAVRHCTACGVLHRDIKPENLLVDPESGDLKLIDFGCGTFLQERPYTRFAGTHAYSPPEWVCLGCYDGREATVWSLGVLLYVMVCGRLPFQDDHAILLGQPFFWQQVSPECQHLIRWCLTKHPAYRPQLEEILRHPWVQGRRF; via the exons ATGGCAGAGTCCAGCCCACGAGGCCGGGGCCAGGACGGTGCCGCCGTGCCCCGCTGCCCCGGGGCTCCTGCAGCCGCCTGTGCGCGCTGCCCAGGCCCGGCTCTGCCGCTCGCCAGCCCGGCGGCTGCGGAGCAGGGGCCGCTGCCCGGCGCgcagcagggagcag ggcacaggaaggagctgcaggagctgtacCAGCTGGGCCcgcagctgggcaggggtggCTTCGGCACCGTTTTCTCGGGCATCCGCCTCTCCGACGGGAGCCCG GTGGCCATCAAACGCGTGTCCCGGGAGAGCGTCCTGCAGTGGGACGAGCTG CCCAACGGCACCCGCGTGCCCATGGAGGTCGCGCTGATGGAGAAGGTGGGCTCCAGCTGCTACAACATCATCCAGCTCCTCGACTGGTTCGAGCTGCCTGACAGCTTCGTGCTGGTGCTGGAGCGTCCGGAGGCATGGCAggatctcctgcagctcctgctggagcaggagttCCTGTGCGAGGAGATGGCGCGCTGGCTTTTCGTCCAGGTGCTGGAGGCCGTGCGGCACTGCACCGCCTGCGGCGTCCTGCACCGGGACATCAAGCCGGAGAACCTCCTCGTTGACCCGGAGAGCGGCGACCTGAAGCTCATCGACTTCGGTTGCGGCACCTTCCTCCAGGAGCGGCCCTACACGCGGTTTGCCG GAACGCACGCCTACAGCCCGCCCGAGTGGGTCTGCCTTGGCTGCTACGACGGCCGTGAAGCCACCGTTTGGTCCCTGGGCGTGTTGCTGTACGTCATGGTCTGCGGGAGACTCCCCTTCCAGGACGACCATGCcatcctgctggggcagcccttCTTCTGGCAGCAGGTCTCTCCAG AGTGCCAGCATCTGATCCGCTGGTGCTTGACCAAGCACCCTGCTTacaggccacagctggaggAGATCTTGCGCCACCCTTGGGTGCAGGGCAGGCGCTTTTGA
- the FUT4 gene encoding alpha-(1,3)-fucosyltransferase 4 has translation MAGRGGGTDTSPPAGPGVGAERRRRQQLQPQDALPGGGALRGAERWQRAAGMEAALRRCCGRRWRLRGRRCALAAGLLGAAAAALALYSALPEPARAEGEAVTVLLWWEPFGRPRRLPDCRRRYNISGCRLSADRSRLGEAQAVLFHHRDLARHGAEGLPRGSPPRPPRQRWVWMNFESPSHSPGLRGLAGVFNWTMSYRRDSDVFVPYGYLYVPPAPRPFVLPRKTRLVAWVISNWNEEHARVRYYRQLKEHLPIDVYGARGLALAEGGLVETVSAYKFYLAFENSQHTDYITEKLWRNAFSASAVPVVLGPRRANYERFIPPDSFIHVDDFPSPRLLATYLKFLDKNKPNYRRYFAWRKKYEVHVTSFWDEHFCKVCEAVRTAGNQIKTVQNLASWFES, from the coding sequence ATGGCCGGGAGGGGCGGCGGCACCGACACCTCCCCGCCAGCggggcctggggtgggggcagagcggcggcggcggcagcagctccagccccaggatgCGCTGCCCGGCGGCGGTGCCCTGCGGGGGGCAGAGCGGTGGCAGCGGGCGGCGGGGATGGAGGCGGCCCTGCGGCGCTGCTGCGGGCGGCGCTGGCGGCTGCGCGGGCGGCGGTGCGCGCTGGCGGCCGGGCTGctgggcgccgccgccgccgcgctcgCCCTCTACTCGGCGCTGCCCGAGCCGGCCCGGGCGGAGGGCGAGGCGGTGACCgtgctgctgtggtgggagCCCTTCGGCCGCCCGCGGCGCCTGCCCGACTGCCGGCGGCGCTACAACATCAGCGGCTGCCGCCTCAGCGCCGACCGCAGCCGGTTGGGCGAGGCGCAGGCGGTGCTGTTCCACCACCGCGACCTGGCGCGGCACGGCGCCGAGGGGCTGCCCCGAGGGTCCCCGCCGCGGCCCCCGCGCCAGCGCTGGGTGTGGATGAACTTCGAGTCGCCGTCGCACTCGCCCGGGTTGCGGGGGCTCGCCGGGGTTTTCAACTGGACCATGTCCTACCGCCGCGACTCGGACGTGTTCGTGCCCTACGGGTACCTCTATGTCCCGCCGGCGCCCCGGCCCTTCGTCCTGCCCCGCAAGACGCGGCTGGTGGCCTGGGTCATCAGCAACTGGAACGAGGAGCACGCCCGGGTGCGCTACTACCGCCAGCTGAAGGAGCACCTGCCCATCGACGTGTACGGGGCGCGGGGGCTGGCGCTGGCCGAGGGCGGCCTGGTGGAGACCGTCTCAGCCTACAAGTTCTACCTGGCCTTCGAGAACTCCCAGCACACCGACTACATCACCGAGAAGCTCTGGAGGAACGCTTTCTCCGCCAGCGCCGTGCCCGTCGTCCTGGGACCCCGCAGGGCCAACTACGAGCGCTTCATTCCCCCCGATTCTTTCATCCACGTTGACGACTTCCCCAGCCCGCGGCTCCTTGCCACCTACCTGAAATTCCTCGATAAAAACAAGCCCAACTACAGGCGGTACTTTGCCTGGAGGAAGAAGTACGAAGTCCACGTCACCTCGTTCTGGGATGAGCATTTCTGCAAGGTCTGCGAGGCTGTTAGGACAGCTGGGAATCAAATCAAGACTGTTCAGAATCTGGCCAGCTGGTTTGAAAGCTGA